A single window of Chitinophaga sp. XS-30 DNA harbors:
- a CDS encoding Crp/Fnr family transcriptional regulator, producing the protein MSDIFSASTPEHAAEIVHAKQCTLYKKGQVIFQEGAHPYGIYCINTGKIKLSHSGDEGRDQIIRLVKPGDLIGYKALISNEPYTATATVLEDSAVCFIPRDIFLLAMQKDASLSLRMMQILTSELRRAETKITHLAQKPVRERLAETLLTLKETYGLEADEQTINVTLSREEIANLVGTATESAIRLLSEFKKEKVIDLSGKKIRILRLQQLIKMANLQD; encoded by the coding sequence ATGAGCGATATTTTTTCGGCCTCCACACCGGAACATGCGGCAGAAATTGTCCATGCCAAGCAATGCACCCTTTACAAGAAAGGCCAGGTCATCTTCCAGGAAGGCGCACATCCCTATGGCATCTATTGCATCAATACCGGAAAGATAAAACTCTCTCACAGCGGTGACGAGGGGCGGGACCAGATCATCAGGCTGGTGAAACCCGGAGACCTTATCGGTTATAAGGCCCTTATCAGCAACGAGCCTTATACCGCAACGGCAACCGTGCTGGAAGACAGCGCCGTCTGCTTCATACCCAGGGACATCTTTCTGCTGGCCATGCAAAAGGATGCTTCCCTTTCCCTCAGGATGATGCAGATACTGACCAGCGAACTGCGCCGGGCGGAAACAAAGATCACGCACCTTGCCCAGAAGCCGGTGCGGGAACGGCTCGCTGAAACATTGCTCACACTGAAGGAAACATATGGACTTGAAGCGGATGAGCAAACCATCAATGTTACCCTTTCCAGGGAAGAGATCGCCAACCTGGTAGGTACGGCAACAGAGTCAGCCATCCGGCTGTTATCCGAGTTCAAAAAGGAGAAAGTGATCGACCTTTCCGGCAAGAAGATCAGGATACTGCGTCTCCAGCAGCTGATCAAAATGGCAAACCTGCAGGATTGA